Proteins encoded within one genomic window of Corynebacterium aurimucosum:
- a CDS encoding integrase core domain-containing protein yields the protein MIHTRRWNDVVEVEIATFEWVSWWNETRLHQSLGYRTPVEVETEFWKQNPPQVKIEIKANA from the coding sequence CTGATCCATACTCGCAGGTGGAATGACGTTGTCGAGGTAGAAATCGCGACGTTCGAGTGGGTGTCATGGTGGAACGAGACGAGGCTTCACCAAAGCTTGGGGTACCGAACCCCAGTCGAAGTGGAAACCGAATTTTGGAAACAGAACCCGCCGCAAGTAAAAATAGAAATCAAGGCAAATGCCTAG